The genomic DNA CCAAAGAGATATTTTGTATTCCATTTTTATTATTTTCAAAAGTGGGATATTCATATCCAACATTTTTAAGAGATATTTTCATAAACTATCCTCACTAAATCTTTTATATTAATATTTTTATCTTCTATTTTAATATTATTCTTTTCTAAAATATCTTTAATTTTAATAAGAAAAGGTGTGAATTCATCATCTTCAAAAATCTTATAAGGGACATCTTGATATTTCATTTCTCCCTTAGATAAAACCATTACTTTTGAGGCTTCCAAAATATCATTTCTATCGTGAGTGATATGAATAATAGTCTTACCTTGTGAATTTAACTCTTTCATAAGCTTTAAAATTTGTTTTTTACCAACAGGGTCAAGCATAGAAGTTGCCTCATCAAAAATTAAAATATCAGTTCCCATAGCTAAGATACTTGCAATAGCAAGTCTTTGTTTTTCTCCACCTGATAATTGATAAGTCAATCTATCCTTATATTCAAATAGACCAACAGTTTTTAAAGATTTTTCTGCTATTTCTTTTATTTGTTCCCTAGGTGTAGCAAGATTTTCTAAACCAAAAATGACTTCATCAAATACAGTCGTAGTTATAATTTGATTTTCTGGATTTTGAAATATTATTCCTACTAATTTTCTTATCTCCAACAAATCTTTTGGATTTTTTGTATCATAGCCAGAAATTTTTATACTTCCCTCTTGTGAGAAGATAAGTCCTGCTAATAACTTGGCGAGAGTAGATTTACCTGAACCGTTTTTTCCAATAATACAAAGGTACTCTCCTTTTTTTATAGAAAAAGAAAGATTATTAAAAACTTTATGATTTTGATAAGAAAAAGTGATATTTTTTACTTCTATCATAGTATTTTCCTATCTCACTGCTTCGTTGACAGGACTGATTTCTTTTAGCTTATAGCAAAGTACAGAAACAACAATAGCTTTTAATATATCTCCTGGAATGAAAGCTAATGTTGCTAAGAAAGCCTTGTCTATTGGCATTTTTGTAATATATGATAAATAGATAACACCAACAATATAAACTAAAATTATTCCACCTATTATGTTAGCAAAAATATACCTAGCTATATTGATATTTTTCCAAGATTTTTCCACTAAGAAACCTATTAAGAATGCTGCAAAAGGCCAAACTATAAAAAAGCCTCCTGTTGGTCCTGCAAGAACAGAAAGTCCTCCTCTACCACCTGATAAAATAGGTACTCCTAATAAAACTATTATAACCACCAATAACATACTAACAAAACCAAGTCTTTTACCCAAAAAACTTCCTGCAAGCATAACTCCCATAGTCTGTAAAGTTATAGGCACAGGAATAAAAGGTAAAGGAATTGGTGGCATTAATCCTAAAACTGCAACAATAGCTGCAAACATAGCAGCATAAAGCATATTTTTAATTTTCATTTAGTAATCTCCTTATTTTTAAAAGTTGATTTATTATATCAGAAATTAACTATAAGTGTCAATTTATGATAAATAGAAAATAACTCGTTACTAGCCAAAAATGTAGTAAAAAATAGTTTATTGCTAACTAAATTTCTTAACGATGAAAAATTGACATTCGCTTATCGCATTTCTTTAAATGCGATATCTAAGAAACTCTAACTGAACAAGTTCACTAAGAGTTTCTAAGAAAATTAACTAAACTTGCCAACAAGTTGGCTTCAAACACACTGAAATTTGCTCGGCTCATTCTATTTAATTTTTATTATAATATCTGGAATGGAACTCGCTAATTTTCTATTTTATATTTTTTAATGAGATTACTGCGACGTCCATAAATATTTGGAGAACCTTTGGGAAGCTCGAAAAATATTTATGGCTGTCAAGTAATCGAAATATAAAACTAAAATTAACCAAATCATAGTAATCTTATGATATAATTAATCATATTAAAAAAAGAAAGTGATAGGTGATATTATGTTTGAGAAAATAAAGAAATTTTTTCTGTTTTTCTCTGTTATATTTTTAATTGCTGGGGTAACTTCATTCACAGCATATAACTGGGCAACTATGTCTAATTTTGAAAAACTTGCAGTTCCATCTGTATTAGTTATAGTTGGACTTGTGGCTTATTTATTGTTAGAAAAAGAAATTTATCAAAATCTGGCAATATTCTTTTCCTCTTTTATGATAGGGACACTGTTTGCAGTCTATGGGCAGGTCTATCAAACAGGGGCAGATGTATGGATATTATTTAGAAACTGGGCTATATTTTTGATAATTCCAATGATAGCAACAGGATATTATTCTGTAATGACATTGTTTAGTATAGTTGTAGCTATATCTACAAGTTTTTATTTAGATTTGTATTTATCAGGTGCTATTGTTCCATTTTTAGCCTCATTAATCTTTGGAATAATATTAATGGTATATCCACTTCTACAAAAGAGGTTTAATTTTAAATTTAATAATATTTTTTACAACACAATAACAGGAATATTTTATATAGCCTTTATAGCAAGTGGCTTTTTTGCAATAGTTGATGGAGATTACAGTCTTATCTCAATAATGTTATATATATTATTTGTAGGTGGAGTGTATACGATAGGCTATGCACAACTTAAAAAAATAACTATAAAAATACTATCTATAACTTCATTAGGCTTTTTTGGAGTAGCTTTTATTATAAAAATGGCAGAAAAAATATTCTTTATAGATATAAGTTTATATATTTTGTTAGCTCTTTCTGTTATGATAGGAACTATTGTAGGTATAGTAAAATCTGTTAAAGAAATAGAAAATGAAAATATTAAAAAATTTACAAATGTAGTTGTGAGTTCATTAAAAGTTTTTGCTTTTTTACTACTAATAGCTTTGGTAGCTTCTATATTAAGTTCTTTGGGCTTAGGAGAAGGTTCACTTATAGTGATTGCTATTATTTTAATTGTTTTTTCATATTTTGCAGCAAGAATGCTTAATTTTGAAAAAGATAAAATAGAAGTAGTTGCATTTATTGCAGGACTTATATGTCTTGCAGGATATTTAGGCTCTTATTTAGAAATAAAGCCTCTAACTGTATTACTGATTATTACAATTATCTATGATGTGTTCTGGTTTATTATGCCAACAAGAGCATTAGATTTACTTTTACTACCTTTACATTATTGTTTATTAGGGGATTTCCTTGTTAAAAAAACATTTATTGATGTAAATTATTACTATATTATTATCTTTATAGCACTTATTATAGAAGGATACTCTATATACAATAAAAATTTACTTTCAAATGAAAAAGTAAAAAGAATTCTATGTGGAAATGAAGTAACATTAGTTATAATGCCAACTATATGGCTTTATTTTATGGGAAGAGGAAGTTTTATAATAGCTGCACTTAGAGAAATTCCTAGTTATTCTGTATACTATAATATGGTATTTGTTGTGTTAACTACAATAATAGGAATATACATAATAGTAAAAGAAATTAAAAATCAGACTTTAAAAATAGTTCTTTCAATTATGTGGATAGCTTTAAATTATTTTGCATATTCAGAAGTTTTAAGTTTAGCTATTACATTATTATTGATGTTAATATATGCTTTTAGAGATAGTAAATGGGGACTTGCAGTTTCAACTCTATCAACAG from Fusobacterium simiae includes the following:
- a CDS encoding ATP-binding cassette domain-containing protein; this translates as MIEVKNITFSYQNHKVFNNLSFSIKKGEYLCIIGKNGSGKSTLAKLLAGLIFSQEGSIKISGYDTKNPKDLLEIRKLVGIIFQNPENQIITTTVFDEVIFGLENLATPREQIKEIAEKSLKTVGLFEYKDRLTYQLSGGEKQRLAIASILAMGTDILIFDEATSMLDPVGKKQILKLMKELNSQGKTIIHITHDRNDILEASKVMVLSKGEMKYQDVPYKIFEDDEFTPFLIKIKDILEKNNIKIEDKNINIKDLVRIVYENIS
- a CDS encoding biotin transporter BioY: MKIKNMLYAAMFAAIVAVLGLMPPIPLPFIPVPITLQTMGVMLAGSFLGKRLGFVSMLLVVIIVLLGVPILSGGRGGLSVLAGPTGGFFIVWPFAAFLIGFLVEKSWKNINIARYIFANIIGGIILVYIVGVIYLSYITKMPIDKAFLATLAFIPGDILKAIVVSVLCYKLKEISPVNEAVR
- a CDS encoding DUF4401 domain-containing protein encodes the protein MFEKIKKFFLFFSVIFLIAGVTSFTAYNWATMSNFEKLAVPSVLVIVGLVAYLLLEKEIYQNLAIFFSSFMIGTLFAVYGQVYQTGADVWILFRNWAIFLIIPMIATGYYSVMTLFSIVVAISTSFYLDLYLSGAIVPFLASLIFGIILMVYPLLQKRFNFKFNNIFYNTITGIFYIAFIASGFFAIVDGDYSLISIMLYILFVGGVYTIGYAQLKKITIKILSITSLGFFGVAFIIKMAEKIFFIDISLYILLALSVMIGTIVGIVKSVKEIENENIKKFTNVVVSSLKVFAFLLLIALVASILSSLGLGEGSLIVIAIILIVFSYFAARMLNFEKDKIEVVAFIAGLICLAGYLGSYLEIKPLTVLLIITIIYDVFWFIMPTRALDLLLLPLHYCLLGDFLVKKTFIDVNYYYIIIFIALIIEGYSIYNKNLLSNEKVKRILCGNEVTLVIMPTIWLYFMGRGSFIIAALREIPSYSVYYNMVFVVLTTIIGIYIIVKEIKNQTLKIVLSIMWIALNYFAYSEVLSLAITLLLMLIYAFRDSKWGLAVSTLSTGYVISIYYFSVYKTLLDKSIALSISGCLLLVAYLVLKYGFKGVEDNE